In a genomic window of Agarivorans albus:
- a CDS encoding OmpP1/FadL family transporter, with amino-acid sequence MDKRKLSLVAISASLLTGQSLAAGFQLNSQSATGIGRAFSGDAVIADNASVLSRNPAAMAMFDRKALSLGLTYADVDVTIKDVSALGGTIQYGSEPDAADNKVIPNIYYIHPINDAFAVGVGAFSNFGTGTDISSLNNSGAPITPVDLLGETEIITSNFNASVSYRINQQFSIGAGVDFIYGEGKLKRQGEIQGGSGVQSTLVDVEADGWALGGILGATYEINDKNRLGMSYRFSPTFKADGNVEVGGAKFEEIHIPLPNIFQIAGYHELSPSWAVHYTAQHTSWGDFEHITVTGNYPDTTVKSYQWKNSWLFSVGGTYTINQNWTARAGYMHDKGVVDEISSLSIPDSDRNWYTAGASYHINKNSSIDFGLAFVRGKDVEVLEDSAVLAGASLPNTVVGHTRSDAIYYSMQYSHLF; translated from the coding sequence ATGGATAAACGTAAATTAAGTCTAGTTGCAATTAGCGCCTCATTACTTACTGGCCAAAGTTTAGCGGCAGGTTTTCAATTAAATAGCCAATCGGCCACCGGTATTGGTCGTGCGTTTTCTGGTGACGCAGTTATTGCTGATAATGCATCGGTATTATCACGTAACCCTGCAGCCATGGCGATGTTTGACCGCAAAGCCTTGTCATTAGGTTTAACCTACGCAGACGTAGATGTAACCATTAAAGATGTAAGCGCTTTGGGCGGCACCATTCAATACGGTAGCGAACCAGACGCAGCGGACAACAAAGTTATTCCTAACATCTACTACATCCACCCAATTAACGATGCCTTTGCTGTTGGCGTAGGTGCCTTTTCTAATTTTGGTACAGGCACCGATATTAGTTCTTTAAATAACAGCGGTGCGCCAATTACCCCTGTTGATTTACTTGGCGAAACAGAGATTATTACTTCTAACTTCAATGCCAGCGTGTCTTACCGGATTAACCAACAATTTAGCATTGGTGCTGGTGTAGACTTTATCTACGGTGAAGGTAAGTTAAAACGTCAAGGCGAGATTCAAGGTGGTTCAGGCGTACAATCTACTCTGGTTGACGTAGAAGCCGACGGTTGGGCCTTGGGTGGTATTCTAGGTGCTACCTACGAGATCAACGATAAAAACCGCTTAGGTATGAGCTATCGCTTTAGCCCAACATTTAAAGCTGACGGCAATGTGGAAGTGGGAGGAGCTAAATTTGAAGAAATCCATATTCCTCTGCCCAACATTTTCCAAATCGCTGGTTACCACGAGTTAAGCCCTAGTTGGGCGGTGCACTACACCGCACAGCATACTAGTTGGGGTGATTTTGAACATATTACGGTTACTGGTAATTACCCAGATACCACAGTAAAAAGCTACCAATGGAAGAACTCTTGGTTGTTTAGTGTAGGTGGTACTTACACTATCAATCAAAATTGGACCGCCCGTGCCGGTTACATGCATGACAAAGGTGTAGTGGATGAGATTAGCTCGTTATCTATTCCTGATTCAGATCGTAACTGGTACACCGCTGGTGCCAGCTATCACATAAACAAAAACTCAAGCATCGACTTTGGCCTAGCATTCGTACGTGGTAAAGATGTGGAAGTATTAGAAGATAGCGCCGTATTAGCAGGAGCGAGCTTACCAAACACTGTAGTTGGCCATACTCGTTCAGACGCCATTTACTACTCTATGCAATACAGCCACTTGTTCTAA
- a CDS encoding SDR family NAD(P)-dependent oxidoreductase yields the protein MKVLITGGSGGIGLALVKQLLEQATITNVTATWHSNMPSLQHPKLNWQQLDLSDETEIAALMVSIHQLDWLINCAGVLHSPQLKPEKSLSQCQTASFMLSMQLNALPSLLLAKHAAKALKHSQSGVFLSISAKLASISDNRIGGWHSYRCAKAALNMALKNIAIEWQRTHPKVCVAAWHPGTTDTALSKPFQANVAKHKLLTSERSATLLLKRIYQLSPEQSGKFWSWDDQELSW from the coding sequence ATGAAAGTATTGATAACTGGCGGCAGCGGTGGCATAGGCCTCGCTTTAGTTAAACAACTGCTCGAACAAGCAACGATTACAAATGTCACTGCCACTTGGCATTCGAATATGCCTTCCTTGCAGCATCCTAAGCTTAATTGGCAGCAACTAGACCTTAGCGATGAAACAGAGATAGCGGCGCTAATGGTAAGTATTCACCAACTGGATTGGCTGATAAATTGCGCCGGTGTATTACACTCGCCTCAGTTAAAGCCTGAAAAAAGCTTAAGCCAATGCCAAACGGCTAGCTTTATGCTGAGCATGCAGCTAAATGCCTTGCCCAGTTTGCTACTGGCAAAACATGCCGCTAAGGCGCTTAAACATAGTCAATCCGGCGTATTTTTAAGTATCTCGGCCAAGCTGGCATCAATTAGCGACAATCGCATTGGTGGTTGGCATAGTTATCGTTGTGCTAAAGCTGCGCTTAATATGGCCTTAAAAAACATCGCCATAGAATGGCAACGCACTCACCCTAAGGTTTGTGTCGCGGCTTGGCATCCCGGTACCACCGACACAGCCTTATCGAAGCCATTTCAAGCCAATGTTGCCAAACACAAGCTGTTAACCAGCGAACGCAGTGCAACATTGCTGCTGAAGAGAATATATCAACTAAGTCCAGAGCAAAGCGGCAAGTTTTGGTCTTGGGATGACCAAGAGCTAAGTTGGTAA
- a CDS encoding putative hemolysin, which produces MKVVVVGLLVTWLVACGSEQEDSASVSMANPASVYCVEQGGDPQIKKTAEGEVGYCHFTDGRVVEQWDFYRASLE; this is translated from the coding sequence ATGAAAGTTGTAGTTGTTGGTCTGCTGGTCACTTGGTTAGTAGCCTGCGGTTCAGAGCAGGAAGATTCTGCCTCTGTAAGTATGGCTAATCCCGCATCAGTTTATTGTGTAGAACAAGGCGGAGACCCACAGATTAAGAAAACCGCTGAAGGGGAGGTGGGCTATTGCCACTTTACTGACGGGCGGGTTGTTGAGCAATGGGACTTTTATCGCGCCAGCTTGGAATGA
- a CDS encoding M48 family metallopeptidase, which translates to MNFFAEQDHARRNSKWLILLFVIAVIILIGLSNILIAACLWMFDSTSELNLPDNRSFFSADILVFVSLVMTSVIICAIAFKWFQLKDGGRRIAESLGGQRIPPNSQHPEQQQILNVVEEMALASGMPVPSVYLLKDEIGINAFAAGHTPADAVIGITQGALEQLNREQLQGVVAHEFSHILNGDMRLNVRLIALLSGIVFIANLGEFILHTQRYSHRSSSRSNNNDARVAAAGFGLLALGWIGLFFANMIKAAISRQREYLADASAVQFTRNPNGIADALKIIGGYDAGSGLRTPLSQETSHMFIGDARRLGSFFATHPAIKSRIKRILPRWDGALIKRDIKKVAKPIYSKTSQQQAKKQRQEQLKKTVFVAAAAEAAINALDNKSDKAEFTLSENTVTVSGELAHLPDGLLSLAHDPCGVISVVYALLLSNYEAQRAKQLDDIKDNLSKSSRIEETLQAWNWINSVDKSYRLPLLELSFPALKCMSAKQYQRFMDNLRSLIKADQQVDMYEWCLYHLVKHYLSHQFEKVTHSKPVYSSIPALSEPFSVVLSSLAYFGHDNDTETQRAFGIGANSIGLYTITLLPLEQCQVEHFGPAVKKLANAYPQIKQRILRALVACVCLDKQLTVLENEMIRCIAAVMDCPGPQISLGVRRP; encoded by the coding sequence ATGAACTTTTTTGCCGAACAAGATCATGCTCGTCGTAACAGCAAGTGGTTGATCTTATTATTTGTTATCGCGGTGATCATTTTAATTGGCCTAAGTAATATTTTGATCGCCGCGTGTTTGTGGATGTTTGACTCTACCAGTGAGTTAAACTTGCCAGACAATCGCAGCTTCTTCTCAGCTGATATTCTGGTATTTGTTAGCTTGGTAATGACTAGCGTCATTATCTGCGCGATTGCTTTTAAGTGGTTTCAGTTAAAAGATGGCGGCAGAAGAATAGCTGAATCTTTAGGTGGTCAGCGTATTCCTCCAAATAGCCAACACCCAGAGCAGCAACAAATACTCAATGTTGTTGAAGAAATGGCACTAGCCTCTGGCATGCCGGTGCCTTCGGTATATTTGCTTAAAGATGAAATTGGCATTAATGCTTTTGCAGCAGGGCACACCCCAGCCGACGCAGTGATTGGCATTACTCAAGGCGCACTTGAACAGCTTAATAGAGAGCAGCTGCAAGGTGTAGTCGCCCACGAGTTTAGTCATATTCTTAATGGTGATATGCGCCTAAACGTGCGCTTAATTGCCTTGCTTAGCGGGATAGTTTTTATCGCTAACCTTGGTGAATTTATTTTGCATACTCAGCGTTATAGCCACCGTTCATCGAGCCGTTCTAACAATAATGACGCTCGGGTGGCTGCTGCAGGATTTGGCTTACTGGCTCTAGGCTGGATAGGTTTATTCTTTGCAAATATGATCAAAGCGGCCATCAGTCGCCAGCGCGAGTATTTGGCAGATGCATCGGCTGTGCAGTTTACTCGCAACCCCAATGGCATCGCCGATGCGCTAAAAATTATCGGCGGTTATGATGCTGGTTCGGGTTTACGTACCCCACTCAGCCAAGAAACCAGCCATATGTTTATAGGTGATGCTCGCCGTTTAGGCAGTTTTTTTGCTACTCATCCAGCCATTAAATCACGGATAAAACGGATTCTTCCTCGTTGGGATGGCGCATTGATCAAGCGCGATATTAAAAAAGTAGCCAAACCTATTTACAGTAAAACCAGCCAACAGCAAGCCAAAAAGCAACGCCAGGAGCAACTCAAAAAAACCGTGTTTGTAGCAGCGGCAGCAGAAGCGGCCATAAACGCTCTAGATAACAAATCTGATAAAGCTGAGTTTACCCTGTCAGAAAATACCGTAACGGTAAGTGGCGAATTAGCCCACTTACCCGATGGATTGCTCAGTTTAGCTCATGATCCTTGTGGCGTTATCAGTGTGGTTTATGCCTTGCTGCTTAGTAACTATGAAGCACAACGCGCTAAACAGTTAGACGATATTAAAGACAACCTGAGTAAATCTTCAAGAATTGAAGAAACCCTTCAAGCATGGAATTGGATAAATTCGGTGGACAAAAGCTACCGCTTACCCTTGCTTGAACTATCTTTTCCTGCGCTTAAGTGTATGTCGGCTAAGCAATATCAGCGTTTTATGGATAACCTGCGCAGCCTAATTAAGGCAGACCAACAAGTGGATATGTATGAATGGTGTTTATACCACTTAGTAAAACACTACTTATCTCATCAATTTGAAAAAGTCACACACAGCAAACCGGTCTATAGCAGTATTCCAGCGTTATCTGAGCCATTTTCAGTCGTATTATCGAGCCTCGCTTACTTTGGCCATGATAATGATACCGAGACTCAGCGCGCCTTTGGGATTGGCGCCAACAGCATTGGTTTATATACCATTACCTTGTTGCCTCTAGAGCAATGTCAAGTTGAGCATTTTGGCCCAGCAGTGAAAAAGCTCGCCAACGCCTACCCGCAAATTAAACAGCGTATTTTGCGCGCCTTGGTAGCGTGCGTTTGTTTAGATAAACAACTTACTGTGTTAGAAAACGAAATGATCCGCTGCATTGCAGCAGTAATGGATTGCCCAGGTCCACAGATAAGCTTAGGTGTGCGGCGCCCATAA
- a CDS encoding TIGR02647 family protein: protein MKFTPNTIAELNLLLQFDMSSLQTGIKVHHDAAPEVIAAAQSLFDKGLSTLPDGGYLTDLGIEVAEHAQRLLAVLSTKPEHIPA, encoded by the coding sequence ATGAAATTTACTCCCAATACTATCGCCGAACTCAACTTACTGCTGCAATTTGATATGAGCAGTTTGCAAACCGGGATTAAGGTTCACCATGATGCAGCTCCCGAAGTAATTGCTGCAGCACAAAGCCTGTTTGATAAAGGTTTAAGCACCCTACCCGACGGTGGTTACCTCACCGACTTAGGCATTGAAGTTGCTGAGCACGCTCAACGTTTATTAGCTGTACTTTCTACCAAACCAGAACACATTCCCGCTTAA
- a CDS encoding peroxiredoxin-like family protein — protein sequence MSLQTEIADYIASFVAKAPLEVQQLMKQATKNLAESGIAANAPQQGQQLPAFTLPNQNGDSVSLAELLKQGPAIVTFYRGGWCPYCNLELRAYQQILPQIKALGANLVAITPELPDASLSTTEKNELEFQVLSDENAEYAKSLGIVFALPEELRPIYSSFGIEVEQHNGAGQFNLPLAVTYVIAQDGSIASAFVDPDYTKRQEPSDLLPVLESLKN from the coding sequence ATGAGTTTACAAACAGAGATCGCCGATTACATTGCTTCTTTTGTAGCGAAAGCACCACTAGAGGTGCAGCAACTAATGAAACAAGCCACCAAAAACTTAGCCGAGAGTGGCATTGCAGCCAATGCGCCTCAACAAGGGCAACAACTACCAGCGTTTACCTTACCTAATCAAAATGGTGACTCGGTTAGTTTGGCTGAATTACTCAAGCAAGGTCCGGCTATTGTGACTTTTTACCGTGGTGGCTGGTGTCCCTACTGCAACCTAGAGCTACGCGCCTACCAGCAAATTCTACCGCAAATTAAAGCCTTAGGAGCAAACCTAGTGGCGATCACCCCTGAGCTTCCAGATGCATCGTTAAGCACCACCGAGAAAAATGAGTTGGAGTTTCAGGTGTTAAGTGACGAAAATGCAGAATACGCCAAAAGCTTAGGTATCGTTTTTGCCCTACCCGAAGAGCTACGCCCTATTTACTCATCATTTGGTATTGAAGTAGAACAACATAACGGCGCAGGACAATTTAACTTACCGCTAGCGGTAACTTATGTCATTGCCCAAGATGGTTCTATCGCGAGTGCCTTTGTCGACCCAGACTACACCAAGCGCCAAGAGCCGAGTGATTTATTACCAGTGTTAGAATCATTAAAGAACTAA
- a CDS encoding MarC family protein, protein MFKRSLAREVGHVKGAVKASCKPTALAKKHFSLATKAAMLGEHKDENNRVDITMHELATLAITVFMGFFAMMNPIANTAVFVGLTGGQGTAERKRTAFRSLATAFCIVAAFCLLGKGIFELFGITLPALRLAGGILVFLVGYHMLQGASSKLHSHTPSNDSDDEEKDIAVSPLALPILAGPGTIATAMNYSASGGVINIIVTVIAFALLCLITFICFLYGPKLVDKVGKDGINITTRLMGLILTVIGMQMLIQGVHDAYMLFSK, encoded by the coding sequence TTGTTTAAGCGTTCGCTAGCCCGGGAAGTTGGCCACGTAAAGGGAGCCGTTAAAGCTAGCTGCAAACCCACAGCATTGGCAAAAAAGCATTTTAGTTTAGCTACTAAAGCTGCGATGCTAGGTGAACACAAGGATGAAAATAATAGGGTAGATATCACCATGCATGAATTGGCGACACTCGCTATAACCGTATTTATGGGCTTTTTTGCGATGATGAACCCTATCGCAAATACTGCTGTGTTTGTTGGCTTAACTGGCGGCCAAGGTACTGCTGAGCGCAAGCGAACTGCGTTTCGCTCACTCGCAACGGCCTTTTGCATCGTGGCAGCTTTTTGTTTACTGGGAAAAGGCATATTTGAATTATTTGGTATTACTTTGCCAGCGCTGCGTTTAGCTGGCGGTATATTGGTTTTTCTGGTGGGCTACCATATGTTGCAAGGTGCGAGCTCTAAACTGCATTCTCATACTCCCAGCAATGATAGTGACGATGAGGAAAAAGACATTGCTGTATCTCCATTAGCGTTGCCTATCCTAGCCGGGCCAGGAACCATTGCTACAGCGATGAATTACTCAGCTTCTGGAGGAGTTATAAACATCATCGTTACTGTTATCGCATTTGCCTTACTGTGTTTAATTACTTTTATCTGCTTTTTATATGGTCCAAAACTGGTAGATAAAGTAGGCAAGGATGGGATAAACATTACCACCCGATTAATGGGGCTAATTCTTACCGTTATTGGCATGCAAATGCTAATTCAAGGCGTGCACGATGCCTATATGTTGTTCTCTAAATGA
- a CDS encoding LysE family translocator, with translation MVSIFLSMLVFAFIGAVSPGPVNIIATGAGANFGFRQALPHVVGASVSYSLVVLTTGLALNALLYWLPSLTEALKYLGGAFLLYIAVKIACSPVATQAERALAKPPSLLQGALAQGLNPKAWLVAMSGVSLFVSAQQPAWLYLLVFCSISLIVCLAGVGTWAAIGSLIARYLQSPMRMRVFNVLMALLLAVSVLSLFV, from the coding sequence ATGGTGAGTATATTTTTATCGATGTTGGTGTTTGCATTTATTGGTGCTGTATCTCCGGGGCCAGTTAATATTATTGCTACAGGTGCTGGCGCTAATTTTGGTTTTCGACAAGCCTTGCCACATGTAGTTGGGGCGAGTGTTAGTTATAGTTTAGTGGTGCTTACAACGGGTTTAGCGCTAAATGCGCTGTTGTATTGGCTTCCTAGTTTAACGGAAGCTTTAAAATACTTAGGGGGCGCTTTTTTATTGTATATCGCGGTGAAAATTGCTTGTTCACCAGTGGCTACTCAGGCGGAGCGAGCTTTGGCTAAGCCCCCTAGTTTATTACAAGGAGCGCTGGCACAAGGTTTAAATCCTAAGGCTTGGTTGGTTGCAATGTCTGGAGTAAGTTTATTTGTATCGGCACAGCAGCCAGCATGGTTATATTTGTTGGTTTTTTGCAGCATCTCTCTTATTGTTTGTTTGGCGGGAGTGGGAACATGGGCCGCGATAGGTTCGCTTATTGCTCGCTATTTGCAATCTCCAATGCGCATGCGAGTATTTAATGTGCTAATGGCGCTGCTATTGGCTGTTTCGGTATTGTCGCTTTTTGTGTAG
- a CDS encoding Dabb family protein — MIRHILLIKFKAEVSDVNIQQARQKFLDIPNKIEGVLEVEWGRNDSPEALNKNYQYSVIMTFADETARQRYLPHPEHERLKHHFVPLLEDIIVFDFTL, encoded by the coding sequence ATGATAAGACATATTCTTTTGATTAAGTTTAAGGCTGAAGTGAGTGATGTAAACATTCAGCAAGCTCGGCAAAAATTTTTAGATATTCCAAATAAAATCGAGGGAGTACTAGAGGTTGAATGGGGGCGAAACGATAGCCCTGAAGCCTTAAACAAAAACTATCAATACAGTGTAATAATGACCTTTGCTGATGAAACAGCGCGGCAACGCTATTTACCCCATCCAGAACATGAGCGTCTAAAACACCATTTTGTCCCTTTGCTCGAAGACATTATTGTTTTTGATTTCACTCTATAA
- a CDS encoding AraC family transcriptional regulator — translation MTTIAKHLLKRSAQLPFVELRQAEHSEACYHSHSHDEFSFGIIDTGEAIYKNMQRQHHISQGHSVTINPGDVHSCNPKQGAWSYRMLFVETAWVAQLQQEMFARSASDYFAFEKHCLSHKQNYRLLESLFNSIKLERNSLEQESLLIAFFEQQFAAKHPLRADLRCLAKPQLKRVKECISDQLDSQLSLGELAQVAGLSRFHLVRSFKQVYGLSPHAFQLNQRINRAKALLREGSSIADTALDLGFADQSHFQRNFKKRLALTPKQYQGFFV, via the coding sequence ATGACAACTATTGCAAAGCATTTATTAAAGCGAAGTGCCCAGCTGCCGTTTGTTGAGCTGCGCCAAGCTGAGCATTCTGAGGCTTGTTACCATAGCCATTCTCACGATGAGTTTTCCTTTGGCATTATTGATACTGGCGAAGCCATTTATAAAAACATGCAACGCCAGCATCATATTAGCCAAGGACATAGCGTAACCATTAACCCCGGAGATGTGCATTCTTGTAATCCAAAACAAGGTGCTTGGTCTTATCGAATGTTGTTTGTGGAAACGGCTTGGGTAGCGCAACTGCAACAAGAGATGTTTGCGCGTTCTGCCAGTGACTATTTTGCATTCGAGAAACATTGCTTAAGTCATAAACAAAACTACCGTTTATTAGAGAGCTTGTTTAATAGCATTAAATTAGAGCGAAACTCACTAGAGCAAGAAAGCTTGTTGATAGCTTTTTTCGAGCAACAGTTTGCAGCAAAACACCCATTGCGAGCGGACTTACGTTGTTTAGCTAAACCGCAATTAAAAAGGGTGAAAGAGTGTATTTCTGATCAGCTAGATAGCCAGCTAAGCTTGGGTGAACTTGCTCAAGTGGCCGGGCTTAGTCGTTTTCATTTAGTGCGCAGTTTCAAGCAAGTTTACGGATTGTCTCCGCATGCCTTTCAACTTAATCAGCGAATTAATCGAGCCAAAGCTCTATTGCGCGAAGGAAGCAGTATTGCTGACACTGCCTTAGATTTAGGCTTTGCTGATCAAAGTCACTTTCAACGAAATTTCAAAAAGCGCTTGGCACTTACACCTAAGCAGTACCAAGGCTTTTTTGTGTAG
- the add gene encoding adenosine deaminase, whose product MLKQYPVTDLHRHLDGTIRAETILELGRKFNVSLPANSLQELIPHVQITKQEPNLVAFLSKLDWGVNVLGDYDACARVAEENVEDLVKAQIDYAELRFSPGYMAMSHKLNPEGVVEAVIEGVRRGMQKHDVQVNLIGIMSRTFGQQSCSDELAACMAFRDQIVAVDLAGDELGHPGNLFVEQFSRARDAGFSITVHAGEAAGSESVWQAIRELGATRIGHGVKIADDPKLMDYVAKHKIGVESCLSSNFQTNTTPDLSQHPLKRFLEHGIRASLNTDDPGVSAIDLPDEYRIAREQLGFGDEQIAKLQSNGLKMAFISESARQALREKALKR is encoded by the coding sequence ATGTTAAAACAATACCCAGTTACCGATTTACACCGCCACTTAGATGGTACCATTCGCGCAGAAACCATTTTGGAATTGGGTCGAAAGTTTAACGTAAGTTTGCCTGCTAACTCGCTACAGGAATTAATCCCCCATGTGCAAATTACCAAGCAAGAGCCTAACTTGGTGGCCTTCCTTTCTAAGTTAGATTGGGGGGTAAATGTATTAGGTGATTACGATGCTTGTGCGCGGGTGGCTGAAGAGAACGTTGAAGATTTAGTTAAAGCGCAGATCGATTATGCCGAATTACGTTTTAGCCCAGGCTATATGGCGATGAGCCATAAACTGAACCCAGAAGGGGTGGTTGAAGCGGTTATCGAAGGCGTGCGCCGTGGCATGCAAAAGCATGATGTACAAGTAAACTTAATTGGCATTATGAGCCGCACTTTTGGTCAGCAAAGTTGTAGCGATGAATTAGCCGCTTGTATGGCGTTTCGCGATCAAATCGTGGCGGTAGATTTGGCGGGTGACGAGTTAGGTCATCCAGGTAATTTATTTGTGGAGCAGTTTTCACGTGCTCGAGATGCAGGTTTTTCTATTACGGTGCACGCTGGCGAAGCCGCGGGTTCAGAGAGTGTGTGGCAAGCGATTCGCGAACTAGGTGCAACCCGTATTGGTCATGGCGTTAAGATTGCCGACGATCCAAAACTAATGGACTATGTAGCAAAACATAAGATTGGTGTTGAGTCTTGTTTATCATCTAATTTCCAAACCAATACCACGCCAGACTTAAGCCAGCATCCACTCAAACGCTTTTTAGAACATGGTATTCGAGCTAGCTTAAATACCGATGATCCTGGCGTATCGGCGATTGATTTACCCGACGAATACCGCATTGCACGCGAGCAGTTGGGTTTTGGAGATGAACAGATCGCCAAACTGCAAAGCAATGGTTTAAAAATGGCCTTTATTAGTGAAAGTGCGCGTCAGGCCTTGCGGGAAAAAGCCTTAAAACGCTAA
- a CDS encoding TetR/AcrR family transcriptional regulator — MAKMQFQRDQVLEQSANLFWRVGYNATSMQQVFKHTGLKPGSVYLAFGNKEALFKESLSHYAEVSKAGITKSLDAAESVELGICEILDGMVSQSAASDYCSCFLVKSQLELSDEPNLQSFVSEQLQQIEQLYAGYLQAKYGEQDAKAKACCIMLHIFGIRVYSYHQGSELAMRQALRTGLAWLPWHGLSH, encoded by the coding sequence ATGGCTAAGATGCAGTTTCAGCGTGACCAGGTATTGGAGCAGTCGGCTAACTTGTTTTGGCGAGTGGGTTATAACGCCACTTCTATGCAACAGGTGTTCAAACATACTGGCTTAAAACCGGGTAGTGTTTACTTAGCCTTTGGTAACAAAGAGGCACTATTTAAAGAGTCTTTAAGCCATTACGCTGAAGTCTCTAAAGCGGGAATTACCAAAAGTTTAGACGCAGCAGAGTCGGTTGAGTTGGGCATCTGTGAAATACTTGATGGCATGGTGTCTCAATCTGCTGCATCGGACTACTGCAGCTGCTTTTTGGTGAAAAGTCAGCTTGAGCTAAGTGATGAGCCAAACTTACAAAGTTTTGTGAGTGAGCAACTACAGCAAATAGAGCAGCTTTATGCTGGCTATTTACAAGCAAAGTATGGTGAACAAGACGCTAAAGCCAAAGCGTGTTGTATCATGCTTCACATCTTTGGCATTCGAGTTTATAGCTACCACCAAGGTAGTGAGTTAGCAATGCGCCAAGCCTTGCGTACCGGGCTTGCTTGGTTGCCGTGGCATGGCTTGAGCCACTAA
- a CDS encoding LemA family protein, translated as MDVSLIVILVIIAALIFYVVGIYNRLVSLRNRYQNAFAQIEVQLKRRYDLIPNLVETAKAYMAHEKDTLEAVISARNDASALLRAAASDPTGATLSKLASAEGVLQGAMSKMNIVMENYPDLKASDNMMQVSEELTTTENRVAFSRQAFNDSVTEYNEYRQSFPPVFFAAQFGHKKDANLLEFADSAEIQNAPKVSF; from the coding sequence ATGGATGTATCACTAATCGTAATTTTGGTAATTATTGCGGCACTAATTTTTTATGTTGTTGGTATCTACAACCGTTTAGTTAGCTTGCGTAATCGCTACCAAAACGCCTTTGCTCAAATAGAAGTTCAGCTAAAACGTCGTTATGACCTTATCCCTAATTTAGTTGAAACAGCCAAAGCTTATATGGCACATGAGAAAGACACCTTAGAGGCCGTGATTAGCGCCCGTAACGATGCTTCGGCATTATTGCGTGCTGCAGCAAGTGATCCCACTGGAGCAACGCTTAGCAAATTAGCCAGCGCTGAAGGGGTGTTACAAGGAGCCATGAGCAAAATGAACATTGTGATGGAGAACTACCCCGACCTAAAAGCCAGCGATAACATGATGCAAGTGAGTGAAGAGCTTACTACTACAGAAAACCGTGTCGCGTTTTCACGCCAAGCCTTTAATGACTCGGTAACCGAATACAACGAATACCGTCAATCTTTCCCACCGGTGTTTTTTGCTGCCCAATTTGGCCATAAAAAAGATGCAAACTTACTCGAGTTTGCCGACAGTGCTGAGATACAAAACGCCCCTAAAGTGTCTTTTTAA